One stretch of Variovorax sp. TBS-050B DNA includes these proteins:
- a CDS encoding sigma-70 family RNA polymerase sigma factor, which translates to MFLPFLDAEARYNQWVREHYRFLLRSAWALTGSRAVAEDVVQDCFTLAWKHRAQLRDAALARAWLFRIMRRCAVRHLTPGTVPLEGGEDGEAVHDRPADDACLDDRLDVVKALARLAPIHREVLVLFYFDDMPTARMAEALDIAPGTVLSRLARARDALKAAMGAPAAAPAAAARTKVTPLRKA; encoded by the coding sequence ATGTTCCTGCCATTCCTCGATGCCGAGGCGCGCTACAACCAGTGGGTGCGCGAGCACTACCGCTTCCTGTTGCGCAGCGCATGGGCGCTCACGGGCTCGCGCGCCGTCGCCGAGGACGTGGTGCAGGACTGCTTCACGCTGGCCTGGAAACACCGCGCCCAGTTGCGCGATGCCGCGCTGGCGCGGGCCTGGCTGTTCCGGATCATGCGGCGCTGCGCCGTGCGGCACCTCACGCCCGGCACCGTGCCGCTCGAAGGCGGTGAAGACGGCGAGGCGGTGCACGACCGGCCGGCCGACGACGCATGCCTCGACGACCGGCTCGACGTGGTCAAGGCGCTCGCCCGGCTGGCGCCGATCCACCGCGAGGTGCTGGTGCTCTTCTATTTCGACGACATGCCCACGGCCCGGATGGCCGAGGCGCTCGACATCGCACCGGGCACCGTGCTGTCGCGCCTGGCACGTGCGCGCGATGCGCTCAAGGCGGCCATGGGCGCTCCCGCCGCGGCACCGGCCGCCGCCGCGCGGACCAAGGTCACACCGTTGCGAAAGGCCTGA
- the ybaL gene encoding YbaL family putative K(+) efflux transporter: MPHSVSLISTIAAGLGLALVLGFLAARLRLPALVGYLLAGVIIGPFTPGFVADGAIAAQLAEIGVMLLMFGVGLHFSLDDLLAVRRIALPGALAQITVATLLGGALALWWGWSWGAALVFGLALSVASTVVLLRALESLGILDSFTGRIAVGWLVVEDLAMVLVLVLMPPLAGALGGRAEEAADPLWQTLGLTLLQVGGFVALMLVVGRRAFPWILWQVTRTGSRELFTLCVIAAAVSIAFASAALFGVSFALGAFFAGMVMRESEFSHRAAQESLPLRDAFAVLFFVSVGMLFDPSVLIERPLQVLAVVAVIVLGKSVAACALVLALRYPLGTALTVSASLAQIGEFSFILAGLGLSLGLMPVEGQSLILAGALISIATNPLWFSLIAPMQKWLHARLSFARGLDARDHPLAELPTSTEARFLSRQVVLVGYGRVGRRIAAELEAHDVPYVVAEQNRELVGRLREAGVAAVWGDAADPAVLIQAHVARARVLVVAVADAMNVRQMMETARTLNPSIETVVRSHNEEEARLLAQETAATVFLGEHELAQAMARDVVRRAAAVPA, from the coding sequence ATGCCCCACAGCGTCTCCCTGATCAGCACCATTGCCGCGGGCCTCGGGCTCGCGCTCGTCCTGGGTTTTCTCGCGGCGCGGCTGCGGCTGCCGGCGCTCGTGGGCTACCTGCTCGCGGGCGTGATCATCGGTCCGTTCACGCCCGGCTTCGTGGCCGACGGCGCCATCGCGGCGCAGCTCGCGGAGATCGGCGTGATGCTGCTGATGTTCGGCGTCGGCCTGCATTTCTCGCTCGACGACCTGCTCGCGGTGCGCCGGATCGCGCTGCCCGGTGCGCTGGCGCAGATCACGGTGGCCACGCTGCTCGGCGGCGCACTCGCGCTCTGGTGGGGCTGGTCGTGGGGCGCGGCGCTGGTCTTCGGGCTCGCGCTGTCGGTGGCGAGCACGGTGGTGCTGCTGCGCGCGCTCGAAAGCCTCGGCATCCTCGATTCGTTCACGGGCCGCATCGCGGTCGGCTGGCTGGTGGTGGAAGACCTCGCCATGGTGCTCGTGCTGGTGCTGATGCCGCCGCTGGCCGGTGCGCTGGGGGGCAGGGCGGAGGAAGCGGCCGATCCGCTGTGGCAGACGCTCGGCCTCACGCTGCTGCAGGTGGGGGGCTTCGTGGCGCTGATGCTCGTGGTGGGGCGGCGGGCCTTTCCGTGGATCCTGTGGCAGGTCACGCGCACCGGCTCGCGCGAGCTGTTCACGCTGTGCGTGATCGCGGCCGCGGTCAGCATCGCCTTCGCCTCGGCGGCGCTGTTCGGCGTGTCGTTCGCACTCGGCGCCTTCTTCGCGGGCATGGTGATGCGCGAATCCGAATTCAGCCACCGCGCGGCGCAGGAATCGCTGCCGCTGCGCGATGCCTTCGCAGTGCTGTTCTTCGTCTCCGTCGGCATGCTGTTCGATCCGTCGGTGCTCATCGAGCGGCCGCTGCAGGTGCTGGCGGTGGTGGCGGTGATCGTGCTCGGCAAGTCGGTCGCCGCCTGTGCGCTGGTGCTGGCGCTGCGCTATCCGCTGGGCACCGCGCTCACGGTGAGCGCGAGCCTCGCGCAGATCGGGGAGTTCTCGTTCATCCTCGCGGGGCTCGGCCTGTCGCTCGGCCTGATGCCGGTCGAGGGCCAGAGCCTGATCCTCGCGGGCGCGCTGATCTCCATCGCCACCAATCCGCTCTGGTTCAGCCTGATCGCGCCGATGCAGAAATGGCTGCATGCACGCCTCTCGTTCGCACGCGGGCTCGATGCACGCGACCATCCGCTGGCGGAGCTGCCGACGAGCACCGAGGCGCGCTTCCTCTCGCGCCAGGTGGTGCTGGTGGGCTACGGCCGCGTCGGCCGCCGCATCGCGGCCGAGCTCGAGGCGCACGACGTGCCCTACGTGGTGGCCGAGCAGAACCGCGAACTGGTCGGCCGGCTGCGCGAGGCCGGCGTGGCCGCGGTCTGGGGCGACGCGGCCGATCCGGCGGTGCTGATCCAGGCGCATGTCGCGCGGGCGCGCGTGCTCGTGGTGGCGGTGGCCGATGCGATGAACGTGCGCCAGATGATGGAGACGGCCCGCACGCTGAATCCGTCGATCGAGACGGTGGTGCGCAGCCACAACGAGGAGGAGGCGCGGCTGCTCGCGCAGGAGACGGCCGCCACGGTCTTCCTCGGCGAGCACGAGCTCGCGCAGGCGATGGCGCGCGACGTGGTGCGGCGCGCCGCGGCGGTGCCGGCCTGA